In Perca fluviatilis chromosome 14, GENO_Pfluv_1.0, whole genome shotgun sequence, a genomic segment contains:
- the LOC120573105 gene encoding uncharacterized protein LOC120573105 isoform X4 yields the protein MNREKMICSILLLIILTTCVSGTLVVNVTQTSYQAEENHHITLEWTFTTNPHTSSNSLYIYCVLLTDLRPSVLFYLHEGVEAPEFQHEKFAGRVQWDKDVLREGRLRLHVSRLRTEDSGLYECKVHTSNERSSGKCWLHVTAARDRPEPETPNTTSPPQPRSWGSIGFYCGLTSAAAAAALLGFCFCVFRQRGIGLNLRHQTQQVGEEILLQEQVHHDQIVGEGSVSTVD from the exons ATGAACAG GGAGAAGATGATCTGCAGCATCCTGCTGCTCATCATCCTGACCACCTGTGTCTCTG GAACATTAGTAGTGAATGTGACCCAGACCTCCTATCAGGCAGAGGAGAACCACCACATCACACTGGAGTGGACCTTCACAACCAACCCTCACACTTCCTCCAACTCTCTTTATATCTACTGTGTACTGTTAACTGATCTCAGGCCCTCAGTCCTGTTTTATCTCCATGAAGGAGTTGAGGCCCCAGAGTTTCAGCATGAAAAGTTTGCAGGACGAGTCCAGTGGGACAAAGACGTCCTCAGAGAAGGACGACTCAGACTTCATGTGTCCAGACTCAGGACTGAAGACTCGGGACTGTATGAATGTAAAGTGCACACAAGTAATGAGAGGAGCTCTGGTAAATGTTGGCTCCATGTTACTG CAGCGAGGGATCGGCCTGAACCTgagacaccaaacacaacaagtcCACCACAACCACGGAGTTGGGGAAGCATCGGCTTCTACTGTGGACTgacctcagcagcagcagcagcagctctgctgggtttttgtttctgtgtattCAGG CAACGAGGGATCGGCCTGAACCTgagacaccaaacacaacaagtcGGGGAAGAGATTCTTCTCCAAGAGCAAGTCCACCACGACCAGATAGTCGGGGAAGGATCGGTCTCTACTGTGGACTGA
- the LOC120573118 gene encoding uncharacterized protein LOC120573118 isoform X3: MGRRQKMICSILLLIILTSCVSGTFVVNVTQTSYQAEENHDITLEWTFTTNPHTSSNSPYIFCELITDLKNQTLFCLNEGVESQDKQFTGRVQWDKDVLREGRLRLHVSRLRTEDSGLYLCDVLTSYGRNSGRCLLNVTADADEPKPQRPEPKSLENIRILYAGLAVLTAAVLLIICLCFKCNNKKRNI, translated from the exons ATGGGAAGAAG GCAGAAGATGATCTGCAGCATCCTGCTGCTCATCATCCTGACCTCCTGTGTCTCTG GAACATTTGTAGTGAATGTGACCCAGACCTCCTATCAGGCAGAGGAGAACCACGACATCACACTGGAGTGGACCTTCACAACCAACCCTCACACTTCCTCCAACTCTCCATATATATTCTGTGAACTGATAACTGATCTCAAGAATCAAACCCTGTTTTGTCTCAATGAAGGAGTTGAGTCGCAGGATAAACAGTTTACAGGACGAGTCCAGTGGGACAAAGACGTCCTCAGAGAAGGACGACTCAGACTTCATGTGTCCAGACTCAGGACTGAAGACTCGGGACTGTACCTGTGTGATGTGTTAACAAGTTATGGGAGGAACTCTGGTAGATGTCTGCTCAATGTCACTG CAGATGCTGATGAGCCAAAACCTCAGAGACCAGAACCCAAGAGTCTGGAAAACATCAGGATCCTCTACGCTGGACTGGCAGTACTGACAGCAGCAGTTCTATTGATTATCtgtctttgttttaaatgtaataataagaaaagaaacataTAA
- the LOC120573105 gene encoding uncharacterized protein LOC120573105 isoform X8 → MICSILLLIILASCVSGTFVVNVTQTSYQAEENHHITLEWTFTTNPQTSSNSLYIFCELLTVLRPLHLFHIHEGIEVPESQDKQFAGRVQWDKDLLREGRLRLHVSRLRTEDTGLYKCQVITSYGSNSGRCWLNITAARDRPEPETPNTTSPPQPRSWGSIGFYCGLTSAAAAAALLGFCFCVFRQRGIGLNLRHQTQQVGEEILLQEQVHHDQIVGEGSVSTVD, encoded by the exons ATGATCTGCAGCATCCTGCTGCTCATCATCCTGGCCTCCTGTGTCTCTG GAACATTTGTAGTGAATGTGACCCAGACCTCCTATCAGGCAGAGGAGAACCACCACATCACACTGGAGTGGACCTTCACAACCAACCCTCAAACTTCCTCCAACTCTCTTTATATCTTCTGTGAACTGTTAACTGTCCTCAGACCTTTACATCTGTTTCATATCCATGAAGGAATTGAGGTACCAGAGTCTCAGGATAAACAGTTTGCAGGACGAGTCCAGTGGGACAAAGACCTCCTCAGAGAAGGACGACTCAGACTTCATGTGTCCAGACTCAGGACTGAAGACACGGGCCTGTACAAGTGTCAAGTGATCACAAGTTATGGGAGTAACTCTGGTAGATGTTGGCTCAATATCACTG CAGCGAGGGATCGGCCTGAACCTgagacaccaaacacaacaagtcCACCACAACCACGGAGTTGGGGAAGCATCGGCTTCTACTGTGGACTgacctcagcagcagcagcagcagctctgctgggtttttgtttctgtgtattCAGG CAACGAGGGATCGGCCTGAACCTgagacaccaaacacaacaagtcGGGGAAGAGATTCTTCTCCAAGAGCAAGTCCACCACGACCAGATAGTCGGGGAAGGATCGGTCTCTACTGTGGACTGA
- the LOC120573105 gene encoding uncharacterized protein LOC120573105 isoform X10: MESLSVSSTGTFVVNVTQTSYQAEENHHITLEWTFTTNPQTSSNSLYIFCELLTVLRPLHLFHIHEGIEVPESQDKQFAGRVQWDKDLLREGRLRLHVSRLRTEDTGLYKCQVITSYGSNSGRCWLNITAARDRPEPETPNTTSPPQPRSWGSIGFYCGLTSAAAAAALLGFCFCVFRQRGIGLNLRHQTQQVGEEILLQEQVHHDQIVGEGSVSTVD, encoded by the exons ATGGAG tccctctctgtctcctcaacAGGAACATTTGTAGTGAATGTGACCCAGACCTCCTATCAGGCAGAGGAGAACCACCACATCACACTGGAGTGGACCTTCACAACCAACCCTCAAACTTCCTCCAACTCTCTTTATATCTTCTGTGAACTGTTAACTGTCCTCAGACCTTTACATCTGTTTCATATCCATGAAGGAATTGAGGTACCAGAGTCTCAGGATAAACAGTTTGCAGGACGAGTCCAGTGGGACAAAGACCTCCTCAGAGAAGGACGACTCAGACTTCATGTGTCCAGACTCAGGACTGAAGACACGGGCCTGTACAAGTGTCAAGTGATCACAAGTTATGGGAGTAACTCTGGTAGATGTTGGCTCAATATCACTG CAGCGAGGGATCGGCCTGAACCTgagacaccaaacacaacaagtcCACCACAACCACGGAGTTGGGGAAGCATCGGCTTCTACTGTGGACTgacctcagcagcagcagcagcagctctgctgggtttttgtttctgtgtattCAGG CAACGAGGGATCGGCCTGAACCTgagacaccaaacacaacaagtcGGGGAAGAGATTCTTCTCCAAGAGCAAGTCCACCACGACCAGATAGTCGGGGAAGGATCGGTCTCTACTGTGGACTGA
- the LOC120573105 gene encoding uncharacterized protein LOC120573105 isoform X9 produces MICSILLLIILASCVSGTFVVNVTQTSYQAEENHHITLEWTFTTNPQTSSNSLYIFCELLTVLRPLHLFHIHEGIEVPESQDKQFAGRVQWDKDLLREGRLRLHVSRLRTEDTGLYKCQVITSYGSNSGRCWLNITARDRPEPETPNTTSPPQPRSWGSIGFYCGLTSAAAAAALLGFCFCVFRQRGIGLNLRHQTQQVGEEILLQEQVHHDQIVGEGSVSTVD; encoded by the exons ATGATCTGCAGCATCCTGCTGCTCATCATCCTGGCCTCCTGTGTCTCTG GAACATTTGTAGTGAATGTGACCCAGACCTCCTATCAGGCAGAGGAGAACCACCACATCACACTGGAGTGGACCTTCACAACCAACCCTCAAACTTCCTCCAACTCTCTTTATATCTTCTGTGAACTGTTAACTGTCCTCAGACCTTTACATCTGTTTCATATCCATGAAGGAATTGAGGTACCAGAGTCTCAGGATAAACAGTTTGCAGGACGAGTCCAGTGGGACAAAGACCTCCTCAGAGAAGGACGACTCAGACTTCATGTGTCCAGACTCAGGACTGAAGACACGGGCCTGTACAAGTGTCAAGTGATCACAAGTTATGGGAGTAACTCTGGTAGATGTTGGCTCAATATCACTG CGAGGGATCGGCCTGAACCTgagacaccaaacacaacaagtcCACCACAACCACGGAGTTGGGGAAGCATCGGCTTCTACTGTGGACTgacctcagcagcagcagcagcagctctgctgggtttttgtttctgtgtattCAGG CAACGAGGGATCGGCCTGAACCTgagacaccaaacacaacaagtcGGGGAAGAGATTCTTCTCCAAGAGCAAGTCCACCACGACCAGATAGTCGGGGAAGGATCGGTCTCTACTGTGGACTGA
- the LOC120573118 gene encoding uncharacterized protein LOC120573118 isoform X2, which translates to MQRRNQTQTRTLSSGLLVWILNDWRHTRQKMICSILLLIILTSCVSGTFVVNVTQTSYQAEENHDITLEWTFTTNPHTSSNSPYIFCELITDLKNQTLFCLNEGVESQDKQFTGRVQWDKDVLREGRLRLHVSRLRTEDSGLYLCDVLTSYGRNSGRCLLNVTDADEPKPQRPEPKSLENIRILYAGLAVLTAAVLLIICLCFKCNNKKRNI; encoded by the exons ATGCAGAGAAGAAATCAAACACAAACTAGaactctgtcctctggtctcctcGTTTGGATCTTAAATGACTGGAGACACACAAg GCAGAAGATGATCTGCAGCATCCTGCTGCTCATCATCCTGACCTCCTGTGTCTCTG GAACATTTGTAGTGAATGTGACCCAGACCTCCTATCAGGCAGAGGAGAACCACGACATCACACTGGAGTGGACCTTCACAACCAACCCTCACACTTCCTCCAACTCTCCATATATATTCTGTGAACTGATAACTGATCTCAAGAATCAAACCCTGTTTTGTCTCAATGAAGGAGTTGAGTCGCAGGATAAACAGTTTACAGGACGAGTCCAGTGGGACAAAGACGTCCTCAGAGAAGGACGACTCAGACTTCATGTGTCCAGACTCAGGACTGAAGACTCGGGACTGTACCTGTGTGATGTGTTAACAAGTTATGGGAGGAACTCTGGTAGATGTCTGCTCAATGTCACTG ATGCTGATGAGCCAAAACCTCAGAGACCAGAACCCAAGAGTCTGGAAAACATCAGGATCCTCTACGCTGGACTGGCAGTACTGACAGCAGCAGTTCTATTGATTATCtgtctttgttttaaatgtaataataagaaaagaaacataTAA
- the LOC120573118 gene encoding uncharacterized protein LOC120573118 isoform X1, translated as MQRRNQTQTRTLSSGLLVWILNDWRHTRQKMICSILLLIILTSCVSGTFVVNVTQTSYQAEENHDITLEWTFTTNPHTSSNSPYIFCELITDLKNQTLFCLNEGVESQDKQFTGRVQWDKDVLREGRLRLHVSRLRTEDSGLYLCDVLTSYGRNSGRCLLNVTADADEPKPQRPEPKSLENIRILYAGLAVLTAAVLLIICLCFKCNNKKRNI; from the exons ATGCAGAGAAGAAATCAAACACAAACTAGaactctgtcctctggtctcctcGTTTGGATCTTAAATGACTGGAGACACACAAg GCAGAAGATGATCTGCAGCATCCTGCTGCTCATCATCCTGACCTCCTGTGTCTCTG GAACATTTGTAGTGAATGTGACCCAGACCTCCTATCAGGCAGAGGAGAACCACGACATCACACTGGAGTGGACCTTCACAACCAACCCTCACACTTCCTCCAACTCTCCATATATATTCTGTGAACTGATAACTGATCTCAAGAATCAAACCCTGTTTTGTCTCAATGAAGGAGTTGAGTCGCAGGATAAACAGTTTACAGGACGAGTCCAGTGGGACAAAGACGTCCTCAGAGAAGGACGACTCAGACTTCATGTGTCCAGACTCAGGACTGAAGACTCGGGACTGTACCTGTGTGATGTGTTAACAAGTTATGGGAGGAACTCTGGTAGATGTCTGCTCAATGTCACTG CAGATGCTGATGAGCCAAAACCTCAGAGACCAGAACCCAAGAGTCTGGAAAACATCAGGATCCTCTACGCTGGACTGGCAGTACTGACAGCAGCAGTTCTATTGATTATCtgtctttgttttaaatgtaataataagaaaagaaacataTAA
- the LOC120573105 gene encoding uncharacterized protein LOC120573105 isoform X14, with translation MNREKMICSILLLIILTTCVSGTLVVNVTQTSYQAEENHHITLEWTFTTNPHTSSNSLYIYCVLLTDLRPSVLFYLHEGVEAPEFQHEKFAGRVQWDKDVLREGRLRLHVSRLRTEDSGLYECKVHTSNERSSGKCWLHVTARDRPEPETPNTASPSQPESWDMFLFCYLIIGLVVFVLCLYLPWWILFLAVT, from the exons ATGAACAG GGAGAAGATGATCTGCAGCATCCTGCTGCTCATCATCCTGACCACCTGTGTCTCTG GAACATTAGTAGTGAATGTGACCCAGACCTCCTATCAGGCAGAGGAGAACCACCACATCACACTGGAGTGGACCTTCACAACCAACCCTCACACTTCCTCCAACTCTCTTTATATCTACTGTGTACTGTTAACTGATCTCAGGCCCTCAGTCCTGTTTTATCTCCATGAAGGAGTTGAGGCCCCAGAGTTTCAGCATGAAAAGTTTGCAGGACGAGTCCAGTGGGACAAAGACGTCCTCAGAGAAGGACGACTCAGACTTCATGTGTCCAGACTCAGGACTGAAGACTCGGGACTGTATGAATGTAAAGTGCACACAAGTAATGAGAGGAGCTCTGGTAAATGTTGGCTCCATGTTACTG CGAGGGATCGGCCTGAACCTGAGACACCAAACACAGCAAGTCCATCACAACCAGAGAGTTGGGATATGTTCCTATTCTGCTATTTAATAATCGGGCTTGTAGTGTTTGTACTCTGTCTGTATCTCCCCTGGTGGATTTTGTTTCTAGCTGTTACAtaa
- the LOC120573105 gene encoding uncharacterized protein LOC120573105 isoform X13 — MNREKMICSILLLIILTTCVSGTLVVNVTQTSYQAEENHHITLEWTFTTNPHTSSNSLYIYCVLLTDLRPSVLFYLHEGVEAPEFQHEKFAGRVQWDKDVLREGRLRLHVSRLRTEDSGLYECKVHTSNERSSGKCWLHVTAARDRPEPETPNTASPSQPESWDMFLFCYLIIGLVVFVLCLYLPWWILFLAVT, encoded by the exons ATGAACAG GGAGAAGATGATCTGCAGCATCCTGCTGCTCATCATCCTGACCACCTGTGTCTCTG GAACATTAGTAGTGAATGTGACCCAGACCTCCTATCAGGCAGAGGAGAACCACCACATCACACTGGAGTGGACCTTCACAACCAACCCTCACACTTCCTCCAACTCTCTTTATATCTACTGTGTACTGTTAACTGATCTCAGGCCCTCAGTCCTGTTTTATCTCCATGAAGGAGTTGAGGCCCCAGAGTTTCAGCATGAAAAGTTTGCAGGACGAGTCCAGTGGGACAAAGACGTCCTCAGAGAAGGACGACTCAGACTTCATGTGTCCAGACTCAGGACTGAAGACTCGGGACTGTATGAATGTAAAGTGCACACAAGTAATGAGAGGAGCTCTGGTAAATGTTGGCTCCATGTTACTG CAGCGAGGGATCGGCCTGAACCTGAGACACCAAACACAGCAAGTCCATCACAACCAGAGAGTTGGGATATGTTCCTATTCTGCTATTTAATAATCGGGCTTGTAGTGTTTGTACTCTGTCTGTATCTCCCCTGGTGGATTTTGTTTCTAGCTGTTACAtaa
- the LOC120573118 gene encoding uncharacterized protein LOC120573118 isoform X4 gives MESLSVSSTGTFVVNVTQTSYQAEENHDITLEWTFTTNPHTSSNSPYIFCELITDLKNQTLFCLNEGVESQDKQFTGRVQWDKDVLREGRLRLHVSRLRTEDSGLYLCDVLTSYGRNSGRCLLNVTADADEPKPQRPEPKSLENIRILYAGLAVLTAAVLLIICLCFKCNNKKRNI, from the exons ATGGAG tccctctctgtctcctcaacAGGAACATTTGTAGTGAATGTGACCCAGACCTCCTATCAGGCAGAGGAGAACCACGACATCACACTGGAGTGGACCTTCACAACCAACCCTCACACTTCCTCCAACTCTCCATATATATTCTGTGAACTGATAACTGATCTCAAGAATCAAACCCTGTTTTGTCTCAATGAAGGAGTTGAGTCGCAGGATAAACAGTTTACAGGACGAGTCCAGTGGGACAAAGACGTCCTCAGAGAAGGACGACTCAGACTTCATGTGTCCAGACTCAGGACTGAAGACTCGGGACTGTACCTGTGTGATGTGTTAACAAGTTATGGGAGGAACTCTGGTAGATGTCTGCTCAATGTCACTG CAGATGCTGATGAGCCAAAACCTCAGAGACCAGAACCCAAGAGTCTGGAAAACATCAGGATCCTCTACGCTGGACTGGCAGTACTGACAGCAGCAGTTCTATTGATTATCtgtctttgttttaaatgtaataataagaaaagaaacataTAA